The following are encoded in a window of bacterium genomic DNA:
- a CDS encoding PTS sugar transporter subunit IIA translates to MKLYSLLKPDRIKLELAARKKTDVLRELVTLIHKEKDSDLLVSTLLKREELGSTGIGKGVAIPHGRSLVVENLEIVVGRSKDGVEFNAIDKKPVNLFFLIVAPPQDPGNQYLITLGRVAVVCQELLKKKTYEKPATPEEFVELVKEIEDNL, encoded by the coding sequence GTGAAGCTTTATAGCTTGCTTAAACCGGACCGTATAAAACTCGAACTTGCAGCGCGGAAGAAAACCGATGTGCTGCGCGAACTTGTGACGCTTATTCACAAGGAAAAAGATTCCGATCTTCTGGTTTCTACTCTGCTCAAACGTGAGGAGCTGGGTTCAACCGGAATCGGTAAGGGAGTGGCAATACCTCACGGACGCTCGCTAGTGGTCGAGAATCTGGAAATAGTGGTAGGCCGCTCTAAAGACGGCGTAGAATTCAACGCAATAGATAAAAAACCTGTCAATCTTTTCTTTCTCATTGTGGCACCGCCCCAGGACCCAGGTAACCAGTACCTTATCACCCTCGGAAGAGTCGCTGTGGTATGCCAGGAACTTCTTAAGAAAAAGACTTACGAAAAGCCTGCAACACCTGAGGAGTTCGTCGAACTGGTAAAAGAGATAGAGGACAATCTCTGA
- a CDS encoding ferritin family protein, producing MKADPKHSLADLFSMAIKAEIEAQEIYSSIHAQSKNFILKEKMQFLASEEMKHEAILRGLYRQQFGDEKPRIPDETMAPVPAWKPEEGGKISKVLKAAMQTELDSNIFYHEMAQRVDDASQKAMFKYLAAMEQTHYHLLEVEYNAALEIEDYDQFDPAVHWGA from the coding sequence ATGAAAGCAGATCCCAAGCATTCTCTCGCAGACCTTTTCAGTATGGCAATAAAGGCCGAGATAGAAGCCCAGGAAATCTATTCAAGCATCCACGCGCAGTCCAAAAATTTCATTCTCAAGGAGAAGATGCAGTTTCTTGCATCAGAGGAGATGAAGCATGAAGCAATCCTAAGAGGCCTGTACAGACAGCAGTTCGGCGATGAAAAGCCGCGGATACCGGACGAGACAATGGCTCCTGTTCCAGCCTGGAAGCCTGAGGAGGGAGGAAAGATAAGCAAAGTTCTAAAAGCCGCGATGCAGACCGAACTCGATTCGAACATCTTCTACCATGAGATGGCGCAAAGGGTCGATGACGCAAGCCAGAAGGCAATGTTCAAGTACCTTGCGGCAATGGAACAGACGCACTACCACCTTCTTGAGGTTGAATACAACGCCGCTCTCGAGATTGAGGATTACGACCAGTTCGACCCGGCCGTCCATTGGGGAGCGTAA
- the rsfS gene encoding ribosome silencing factor produces the protein MLDEKKAEDIKILDVRKLSSVTEYFIFASASSSVHSRSLAEHIRDRARTDWKIHHLEGLEGGDWILIDFVEVIVHIFLPETREFYGLEQLWGDAKKVNVNKSEKP, from the coding sequence ATGCTTGATGAAAAGAAGGCCGAAGACATAAAGATACTCGACGTGCGGAAGCTTTCAAGCGTTACCGAATACTTTATTTTTGCATCGGCTTCATCCTCAGTGCATTCACGGTCTCTCGCCGAGCATATAAGGGATAGGGCAAGAACAGACTGGAAAATCCATCATCTTGAGGGGCTTGAAGGCGGCGACTGGATTCTTATCGATTTTGTAGAGGTGATTGTTCACATTTTTCTTCCCGAAACGAGGGAGTTCTACGGGCTTGAACAGCTGTGGGGAGATGCAAAAAAAGTAAACGTTAATAAAAGCGAAAAACCTTGA
- the ccsA gene encoding cytochrome c biogenesis protein CcsA — MKQGEAMLDPFKLFAFERTALPIMEALFLLAAIFYSPPAMSNKKLLKTAGFVIHIAATAIVAGFLVMRFFITGHAPFVVLYETLVYFAFSVSLVFLVLSWRKDSFGYGRGAAIFSWILLLAALIKRLVDQSGTYPRYLSPALTNALFEPHAAVAFPAYALFALAFMAAFTSLTASDKEKRKQRQSLAEFYLWPGIILFVISAGLGAMASRTFFGFWWSWEAKQIAAIAIAVIFALALITRSSKGKTARLFPWLVLLGFVVVILTWLATNSGLHEFL; from the coding sequence GTGAAACAAGGAGAGGCGATGCTTGATCCCTTCAAGCTCTTCGCGTTCGAGAGAACCGCCCTGCCCATAATGGAGGCCTTGTTCCTTCTTGCTGCAATATTCTACTCTCCGCCCGCGATGAGCAACAAAAAACTCTTGAAAACCGCGGGCTTCGTGATTCATATCGCTGCCACGGCGATTGTCGCCGGCTTCCTCGTGATGCGGTTCTTCATCACCGGCCACGCGCCCTTTGTCGTGCTGTATGAGACGCTCGTCTACTTCGCGTTCTCGGTTTCATTAGTGTTCCTTGTTCTTTCATGGCGCAAGGACTCGTTCGGCTACGGACGGGGCGCCGCTATCTTTTCGTGGATACTGCTTCTTGCCGCACTCATAAAAAGACTTGTGGACCAATCGGGAACCTACCCGCGCTACCTCTCCCCCGCTTTGACCAACGCCTTGTTCGAGCCTCATGCGGCAGTTGCGTTTCCTGCTTACGCTTTATTCGCCCTTGCCTTCATGGCTGCGTTCACGTCTCTTACTGCATCGGATAAGGAGAAACGGAAGCAAAGGCAGTCGCTAGCCGAGTTCTACCTCTGGCCCGGAATCATTCTTTTCGTGATCTCAGCCGGGCTCGGCGCAATGGCGTCGCGGACGTTTTTTGGCTTCTGGTGGTCTTGGGAAGCCAAGCAGATAGCCGCAATAGCGATTGCTGTCATTTTTGCGCTAGCCTTGATAACGAGGAGTTCGAAAGGAAAAACAGCAAGGCTCTTCCCATGGCTCGTGCTTTTGGGCTTTGTGGTGGTGATTTTAACCTGGCTCGCAACAAATTCGGGCCTGCACGAGTTCTTGTAA
- the hypB gene encoding hydrogenase nickel incorporation protein HypB — MHKTHGNFGIDLSNEESLLAHNKELAKEIHENLKKRGIRSFDFMGSVGAGKTTTLEKLSEALKVSYRISVLAGDLTTTIDADRIAAHGVRTFQINTGKECHLDAHIVAHAIEDIPEDTNLLFIENVGNLVCPGDFPLGTDMRVVVVSVTEGPYMVKKHPYIFAEAQVAVINKSDMARAMDVSVEALTEDIHGINPEAKVVVTSARTAEGIPELISALGL, encoded by the coding sequence ATGCACAAAACACACGGAAATTTCGGCATAGATCTCTCGAATGAGGAAAGTCTTCTTGCTCACAACAAGGAACTTGCAAAAGAAATCCACGAAAACCTGAAGAAGCGCGGCATCCGCTCCTTCGACTTCATGGGTTCCGTTGGTGCAGGAAAAACAACAACGCTTGAGAAGCTATCCGAGGCATTGAAGGTTAGCTACCGCATCAGCGTTCTTGCAGGCGACTTGACCACGACAATAGACGCCGACCGCATCGCTGCGCACGGCGTCCGGACCTTCCAGATAAACACGGGCAAGGAGTGTCATCTTGACGCTCACATCGTCGCTCATGCCATTGAGGATATCCCTGAGGATACCAATCTTCTCTTCATCGAGAACGTAGGCAACCTTGTGTGTCCGGGCGACTTTCCTCTGGGAACCGACATGCGCGTCGTTGTAGTCTCAGTCACCGAGGGCCCATACATGGTCAAGAAGCACCCTTATATCTTTGCCGAGGCTCAGGTTGCGGTCATCAACAAAAGCGATATGGCCCGGGCAATGGATGTCTCAGTCGAAGCTCTCACTGAAGACATTCACGGCATAAATCCGGAGGCTAAAGTCGTAGTCACATCCGCGAGGACGGCTGAAGGCATTCCCGAACTCATCTCGGCGCTCGGACTCTAA
- a CDS encoding DUF192 domain-containing protein, translated as MFRDSLASNSGMLFVFEREGIYSFWMKNTRIPLSIAFINSGGRVVGLDEMAPYDTVTAHMPFESYIYAIEMDSGWFSSRNVKPGDTIDIRGALKEK; from the coding sequence ATGTTCCGAGACTCTCTTGCGTCTAACTCTGGAATGCTGTTCGTCTTCGAACGAGAAGGAATCTATTCCTTCTGGATGAAGAACACCCGTATTCCGCTTTCAATAGCCTTCATAAACTCTGGTGGACGGGTGGTAGGTCTTGACGAGATGGCGCCTTACGACACGGTGACCGCACACATGCCCTTTGAATCCTACATCTACGCAATAGAGATGGACTCGGGCTGGTTTTCATCAAGAAATGTCAAGCCGGGCGACACTATTGATATTCGGGGAGCGCTAAAGGAGAAGTAA
- a CDS encoding cytochrome c biogenesis protein ResB — protein sequence MSERKQKPKHVLKPHPNLWILSVLAGLVIIGASMAWQSVFSIRRNLELTEGEIRPLGFAKSDSLYLHKFRLTFYPETQSIKDYQALVVSRIGRVFSLDTISLNHPLKRGSKRISISGYGLSKDSVYLRFILMTPWADSLTYEFPPEGVIDDERFPMLISFEKFHIDRSQLWPLPEVPVVNVKIIEPGKLVAEKKMRAPDSLDFEGYRLYFDGIRFRPTATFVCTKDSSWIAGCAGLALLLFGLVTGFVVRMRKESRETRRGDA from the coding sequence GTGTCTGAGCGCAAGCAAAAGCCAAAACACGTGTTGAAGCCGCACCCCAATCTCTGGATATTGTCCGTTCTTGCAGGACTAGTGATTATTGGTGCAAGCATGGCATGGCAGAGTGTGTTCTCTATCAGGCGCAATCTCGAGCTTACCGAAGGCGAGATCCGGCCCCTGGGGTTTGCAAAATCGGACTCCCTCTACCTGCACAAGTTCAGGCTCACGTTCTATCCAGAGACCCAGTCCATAAAAGACTATCAGGCGCTCGTTGTCTCCCGCATCGGCAGGGTATTCAGCCTGGATACAATAAGCCTTAATCATCCATTGAAGAGAGGTTCAAAGCGAATCTCCATATCGGGCTACGGGCTTAGCAAGGACTCGGTATATCTGAGATTCATCCTGATGACGCCCTGGGCAGATTCCTTGACGTACGAGTTTCCTCCGGAGGGCGTTATAGATGACGAGCGCTTTCCGATGCTCATCTCGTTCGAGAAGTTCCACATAGACCGCTCGCAGCTCTGGCCGCTGCCCGAGGTGCCGGTCGTGAACGTGAAGATAATCGAACCCGGCAAGCTTGTCGCAGAAAAGAAGATGCGGGCCCCGGACTCGCTCGACTTCGAAGGCTACAGACTCTACTTCGACGGCATAAGATTCAGACCCACGGCAACGTTCGTCTGCACAAAGGACTCGAGTTGGATCGCGGGATGTGCAGGTCTTGCATTGCTCTTGTTCGGACTCGTTACGGGCTTTGTAGTGAGAATGCGGAAGGAGTCACGTGAAACAAGGAGAGGCGATGCTTGA
- a CDS encoding autotransporter domain-containing protein has protein sequence MRRIVLCFIICVYLAASPWETANPLHSIVASRVIEQQLNTAESVRFKLEARGGLAYSSFNKEDTTPLIPGSISFFPGIQFDAAYRNIEAGLRAEQIVSAQKKGTLPDSAYKSDYIGAYRTSIQALWQPLSWMAASAGYNHYLASKKEDTLLSFSHSPSFYAGLLFIPADGARLGIDCITPCLLSFESESGIKDTVFMPLILEASVFFNINPQFDFYASSHFSKSFSKYDSARTILSPLGIRAGVDYKLTPSLIVGLEGSYSGSSTYNLEPYWNDYEAISVAANASWVYGPWRFSTLLEMSRSFALTSDEPDATSYSFQLSVSLRI, from the coding sequence TTGAGAAGAATAGTCCTTTGCTTTATTATTTGCGTTTATCTTGCTGCCTCGCCCTGGGAAACGGCAAATCCCCTGCATTCAATTGTTGCATCTCGTGTAATTGAACAACAGCTCAACACCGCTGAAAGCGTTCGATTCAAGCTTGAGGCCCGGGGAGGCTTAGCGTATTCTTCCTTCAATAAAGAAGATACGACACCTCTCATACCAGGCTCCATATCTTTTTTCCCCGGAATCCAATTCGATGCCGCATACAGAAACATTGAAGCCGGGCTTCGTGCTGAACAGATTGTATCCGCTCAAAAAAAGGGAACGCTCCCTGATTCGGCATATAAATCAGATTATATTGGAGCCTACCGTACATCAATACAGGCTTTATGGCAGCCTTTGTCATGGATGGCAGCATCCGCCGGGTACAACCATTATCTTGCTTCGAAAAAAGAAGATACGCTTTTGAGCTTCTCTCATTCGCCTTCTTTTTACGCAGGTCTTTTGTTCATTCCCGCTGACGGTGCAAGACTCGGTATCGACTGCATTACTCCTTGTTTACTGTCTTTCGAATCGGAATCAGGAATTAAGGATACAGTCTTCATGCCCCTGATATTAGAGGCTTCTGTCTTTTTCAACATTAACCCTCAGTTCGATTTCTATGCAAGTTCGCATTTTTCAAAGAGCTTCAGTAAATATGATTCAGCCCGAACTATCCTTAGCCCACTAGGCATCAGGGCTGGCGTTGACTATAAGCTGACACCGTCCCTCATCGTCGGCCTGGAGGGAAGCTATTCCGGGTCGTCCACGTACAACCTGGAACCATACTGGAACGATTACGAAGCCATCTCGGTTGCAGCAAATGCTTCGTGGGTTTACGGTCCGTGGAGGTTTTCAACCCTTCTCGAAATGTCGAGATCGTTCGCGCTTACTTCGGATGAGCCGGACGCCACATCCTATTCATTCCAGCTCTCCGTATCCTTAAGGATCTGA
- a CDS encoding hydrogenase maturation nickel metallochaperone HypA, with protein sequence MAHEMSVAEAIAVTVLKSARGERAQKVETISLEIGELTFLNPEQVTFWLRELFKNSEASDAEISCKTVPAKVRCKVCDYEGPLEVKDDPLLHTTLPVFACPRCGRGGLEIVEGKDYVIRSIEILKDS encoded by the coding sequence ATGGCTCACGAGATGTCCGTGGCCGAGGCAATAGCGGTCACGGTGCTTAAAAGCGCAAGAGGGGAGAGGGCGCAAAAGGTCGAAACCATATCCCTCGAAATAGGCGAGCTCACGTTCCTCAACCCGGAACAGGTGACGTTCTGGCTCAGGGAACTCTTCAAGAACTCGGAGGCGTCCGACGCCGAAATCTCATGCAAGACCGTGCCTGCAAAGGTGCGCTGCAAGGTCTGCGACTACGAGGGTCCATTGGAAGTCAAAGATGACCCCCTGCTTCACACGACTTTGCCCGTATTTGCATGCCCAAGGTGCGGGCGCGGTGGGCTCGAGATAGTAGAAGGCAAGGACTACGTTATCCGTTCCATAGAGATTCTGAAAGATTCATGA